Genomic window (Candidatus Methylomirabilis limnetica):
AAGACGACCAGGAACCTGATGCTTTCTACAGGGGATACGGGCGCCTTCCTCAGGAGTACGATGGGGGCCCTCGTGCTGTTCGGCGTTCCGCCAGAGGAGTACTGGCCGTATGCTATTGCCGACTTCGACAAGGAACCGAGCGCCTTCTGCTATGCCTTTGCCCAGAACTTTCAGGCGATTCAGTACTACCGGCTCGATCCGACCGGCACCAGCAAACCGACCCTGCTCACCCGTATCAAGACCAATCTGGCGGCGGGGCTGCCGTCAATGTTCGGGTTTACAGTCTATACCTCGATCTCCCAGGCGGACAAGACCGGCAAGATCCCCTGCCCTACCCTTGGGGAAAAGGTGTCAGGCGGGCATGCCATCGTGGCCGTGGGGTATGATAACGCCATGAAGACTAAGAACACGAACCCGGGAGGCGTCGAAACCGTAGGAGCCCTGCTCATCCGAAACTCCTGGGGAACAGTATGGGGCGACCACGGATATGGCTGGCTCCCTTACGACTATATACTGAAAGGACTAGCCGAGGATTGGTGGTCACTCCTGAAAAATGAGTGGGTGGATACCGGGGCGTTCAAGCTTTAAGGATTGCATCGGTCAACAACGTCGTAGTGGCTGGACTACCGGAGGCAGAGTTGATCTGTCTTTCTAGAGGGCAAGCTTGGCGTTACGCCTCACGCCATGTAGGGAAAGGCGAAAAGTGAGCGGATTGAGAGACAATCAAGGAGGTAGTCCATGCTGAAGATGGGGTGGCGCAAGCTCAGGTTCACTGGCGCTGGCATCGCACTCACGGCAACCCTGGCCTTCTTTGGGCCGATCCCTGCCGATGCCGGCTTGATATCCGGGCGCGTCAATGATACGAATGGGAAATTTCAAGCGGGGGGGACTTTCCGCGTGAAAGATTCTGCGGGCAAGGTCGTCAACGACCGTGTGAAGACGGATGAGCGCGGGGGGTATAGTATCTTCCTACCTCCTGGCAACTATACAGTGGAGTTTAGCGATGGCAGGAGCGCAGTGATCCAGAGCCATTCAGAACCGCTTCAGCAAAATATCTACCTCAAGTAAGGGATGGAGCGAAGCATGCCAGGTAACCCGGAAGAAGGGTCGAGTTCACAGCCAGCCCCGGGGGAACCACATTCAGGGCGCATCCTGGATTGGATCAATGCAATTGCCAAGGTGTCCGTACCTGTTGTGGTTGCGGTCGCGACTTGGGTAGGGGCGTACTATGCGAACAAATTTCAGGGGCAAATGTCCAGCGCTACCTTACTCAGTGAGCGTGAAAAGGCCGAGAGTCAGCTCCGGGCTTCCATGTTCAGCAGCCTTATCGATCCGATCGCCGGACCGAGGCGAGGAGACGGTATGTCCGCCGACGGGGAACGACTGCTGGTGGAGCTGCTCGCCCTCAATTTCCATGAGCATTTCGAGTTGAAGCCGTTGTTCGACCGGGTGGACAGGCGACTCGCCAACGAGGGGGCACAGGAAGCGCGCAGGTCGTTGAGATCGGTCGCTGATCGGATCATTGATCGGCAGATCGCCTCGCTGAGAAAGGAGGGGAGTGGCAATAGCTCTGATGGGGCAGGGGCCAGGGTTGACGTGCTGACCATCACGGAGACGCCGCTGACCCCCTCACAGAAGGCGGTGTTTGATTCGCTCGTCGCCAATGAGCAACGGCCGTATCAGGTGGTGGCGAAACTGCAAGAGCCGATTGGCGACTTAACCTCACCCGACGGGAAACACCGATT
Coding sequences:
- a CDS encoding C1 family peptidase; its protein translation is MTEMNEQRGMGWLPDYPDFRDHTIELDELPPRLKALGQHDSVKVMLKKVGAAVPPKTLPASVDLRTWCAPIEDQGALGSCTANAGVGVVEYFERRAFGHHLDASRLFLYKTTRNLMLSTGDTGAFLRSTMGALVLFGVPPEEYWPYAIADFDKEPSAFCYAFAQNFQAIQYYRLDPTGTSKPTLLTRIKTNLAAGLPSMFGFTVYTSISQADKTGKIPCPTLGEKVSGGHAIVAVGYDNAMKTKNTNPGGVETVGALLIRNSWGTVWGDHGYGWLPYDYILKGLAEDWWSLLKNEWVDTGAFKL
- a CDS encoding carboxypeptidase-like regulatory domain-containing protein, with the translated sequence MLKMGWRKLRFTGAGIALTATLAFFGPIPADAGLISGRVNDTNGKFQAGGTFRVKDSAGKVVNDRVKTDERGGYSIFLPPGNYTVEFSDGRSAVIQSHSEPLQQNIYLK